In Castanea sativa cultivar Marrone di Chiusa Pesio chromosome 6, ASM4071231v1, a single window of DNA contains:
- the LOC142640232 gene encoding uncharacterized protein LOC142640232: MISSIEEPKFYHQAVTDPKWREAMVAKIFAFEANHTWVLTPLPSHKKTIGCKWVYKVKYKSDGSVERYKARLVAKGFTQKEGLDYLETFSPVAKLVSVKCLLAIAAVQGCKSTSHLKAFTDADRASCPDTRRSVTGLCLSCDLQVKHPQATLLFCDSQAALHIAANPVFHERTKHIEIDCHLVRDKVLEGYIRMLHVKTNSQIADLLTKALNAHQFSFLVSKLNMVNIYAPIPLEGGCQDSTKKDRKDHDRSKDQVKKKIPKSAA; the protein is encoded by the exons ATGATTTCCTCCATTGAGGAACCTAAGTTCTATCACCAGGCAGTCACTGATCCCAAGTGGAGAGAAGCTATGGTTGCTAAGATTTTTGCCTTTGAAGCTAACCATACTTGGGTTCTCACTCCTTTGCCTTCTCATAAGAAAACTATTGGGTGTAAATGGGTGTATAAGGTGAAATATAAGTCTGATGGAAGTGTGGAGAGGTATAAGGCCAGGTTGGTTGCCAAAGGCTTCACTCAAAAGGAAGGCCTTGATTATTTGGAGACTTTTTCTCCTGTTGCAAAGTTGGTTTCTGTCAAATGCCTCCTTGCAATAGCTGCTGTGCAAGGCTG CAAGTCGACCTCGCACTTGAAAGCCTTCACCGATGCAGACCGGGCTTCTTGTCCCGACACTAGAAGGTCTGTGACAGGTTTGTGTCTTTCTTG TGATCTTCAAGTCAAGCACCCTCAAGCAACACTTTTGTTTTGTGACAGTCAAGCCGCCCTTCACATAGCTGCAAACCCGGTTTTCCATGAACGAACGAAGCATATTGAGATAGATTGTCATCTAGTGAGGGATAAGGTTTTGGAAGGGTATATCAGAATGTTACATGTTAAAACTAATTCCCAAATTGCAGATTTGTTGACAAAGGCTTTAAATGCTCATCAATTCTCATTTCTTGTGTCCAAGTTGAATATGGTCAACATTTATGCCCCTATACCACTTGAGGGGGGGTGTCAAGATTCTACAAAGAAAGATAGAAAGGATCATGACAGAAGCAAGGatcaagtgaagaagaagattCCCAAATCTGCTGCTTAA
- the LOC142640233 gene encoding uncharacterized protein LOC142640233 — protein MASSDQASAIITIDESHPFFLHHAENPAILVSQSLIGGENYPTWAKSMERALRIKNKFWLIDGSASLTSSMEKNPLVATSMVYCKIVKEVLEEAPNMFSRGNGPRVYQLLKDLASFSQGELSVTEYFTNLSILWDEL, from the exons ATGGCTTCTTCCGATCAAGCTTCTGCAATCATCACAATTGATGAATCTCATCCATTTTTCCTTCATCATGCTGAAAATCCtgcgatattagtctcacaatCATTGATTGGAGGTGAGAACTATCCTACATGGGCAAAATCAATGGAGAGAGCCCTTAGGATCAAGAACAAGTTCTGGTTGATTGATGGATCAGCTTCTTTGACTTCATCCATGGAGAAAAATCCTCTCGTGG CCACGAGCATGGTGTATTGCAAGATCGTTAAGGAAGTCCTGGAAGAAGCTCCTAACATGTTTTCTCGTGGTAATGGACCTAGGGTTTATCAATTGCTTAAGGATCTTGCAAGTTTTTCTCAAGGTGAGCTATCTGTGACTGAATACTTCACCAATCTTTCAATTCTATGGGATGAATTATAG